The genomic stretch GCATCGCAAACCCTTGTCAACCCACGCGTTGCACCGGAACCGTGACGACCTGGACATGACATAAATCACACCCCTGTCACGTGCACGGCGGGAGCGGGCACACCGTCCTACTAGGCGCAAGCCTCGTCCCGTTCCGACAGCCGTAAGGGAGCAGCCGCGGTGCCCAGTGTCATCGACCAAGCCGTCCAGGTACGTCTCATCGCGACCGCCCCCGGCTCGCACACGGTGCCCGCGGTCCTCCACTACCACCGGGCCGATCCGCTCGCGGTACGGATCTCCTTCCCGCCGGAGATCTCGCTGGACGGCGCCGCGGTCGACTGGGCCTTCGCGCGCGAACTGCTCGCCGAGGGGCTGCGGTCCCCGGCCGGCACCGGTGACGTACGGGTGCGGCCGCTGGGCCGGGAGCGCACGGTGCTGGAGTTCCACGTCGAGGACGGCGTCGCGATGGTCCAGGTGCGCACCGACGACCTGCGCCGCTTCCTGGACCGTACGTACCGGTCCGTGCCCGCGGGCAGCGAGCAGCAGCACATGGACGTGGACAGCGGCCTGGCGGAACTGCTCGGCGAGGCGTGAAAGCGGTGCCGGACCCCGGTTGTCCCGGGGCCCGGCACCGCTTCCGCCGTCCGCTTCGGCGCC from Streptomyces albofaciens JCM 4342 encodes the following:
- a CDS encoding SsgA family sporulation/cell division regulator → MPSVIDQAVQVRLIATAPGSHTVPAVLHYHRADPLAVRISFPPEISLDGAAVDWAFARELLAEGLRSPAGTGDVRVRPLGRERTVLEFHVEDGVAMVQVRTDDLRRFLDRTYRSVPAGSEQQHMDVDSGLAELLGEA